GACTAGCGATCAACTAGGGCGGGCCGATCGGCTCGCCCACCCTTCAGAAAGGACTACACCATGACATCGACCTTTATCGAACTTACCGAAGACGCCTTCGATGCCCTCTTCCCGCTCGTATCGAATCACCTGAATCCCAACGCCACCTGGTGCCTGAACGGCTCCGGCGGCTGTCTCTTCGAGACCTACGGACCCGAACTGGACTTTGTCCGGCAGCAGAACCCGCGCTCAGTCTGGACACTGATCGACGGCGACGACGGGGGGCAGTACCTCGCCAGCGGCGTACACCTGGTCAACCGCATCGGATACCTCGTCAGCACGGCGTTGCTGCCGGAGGGAGTCGAGGCGCAGGTCGCACTCGAACAGGTCGGAGGCGACGATGAGAGTTTCTGAGATCAACCCGTTCTTCATGCGCCGTCGTACAGAACGACACGCCGTTCCATCACGGCAGCCCGAACCGATGTTCGCCCGGCTCCCGCAGGCTCCGATCAACACGAGCCCCGTGCCAAGGCTTACGAGCCTGTACCACCATGCCGACGCGGGCGCATACGGGAAACGGAGCTACCCGGGCAACTGCGGCGGCAACCTCATCCGCGACCTACTGCTCTACTTCATGCCCCGACTTGTGCTCGACCCGATGAGCGGGAGCGGAACTTGCCGCGATGTGTGCCGTGAGCTTCGGCTTGAATGCCGAAGCGGCGACATCCACGAAGGGTTCGACGCGACCAGTGCCGAAACGATGCAGGCTCTTGCCGGTGGGGGTCTGGCCGACTTCGTCTGGGCCCACCCGCCCTACTGGCGGCAGAAGCTCTACTCCGCCGACGGACGCGACCTGTCCCGAGCGCCGACGCTCGGAGCATTTCTGGAGCGGTACGCGCTGTTCATCGAGGCCGCGGCCGGTGTTCTCCGGCCCGGCGGCAAGCTGGCCATCCTCATGGGCGACTACCAGGACCGTGACGCTGGCTTTGTGCCGCTCGTGTACCACACGAAACGTCTTGCCTTCGACGCCGGACTCGTGCAGTGTTGCACCGACATCGTTCGATTCAGCCACGGCGCGTCGAGCGGCCGGAAGGTGTACCGATCCTCGTTCATCCCCGGCCTGCACGACGTGTGCGTGGTCTACGAGAAACCACGCACGCCCACGAGAAAGGAGGCGCGGCCATGAACACGATCGACAACCCCATCACCCATATCCTGGCCGGCATCGCACGCGAGCGGCTGGGCATCGAGACGCTGGCGGTTCGCAACCGCGATTCTCTCGACTTCCACGATGTGTCCGTCTCATGCCTCACCCAGTCGCTCGGCGACGCCTACGAGGCCGGGTATCGGGCGGCCGTCGCCGCGGAGCTCGGCGTGACCGGGGTGATCTACAGCCAAGACGCCGAACGATTCCCGTGGCAGGTCTTCTGCACCGAAGAGCGGTGCGTGCTCATCTCGCGCGACCTCAAGGACCACCTGGTCATCGCGTCGGAGATGCGGGCCATCGATCAACCGCTTCGCGTGCCCGTAGAGGGAGTCGGACTGGAAGTACTCGAAGTCGTACGCCGCGAGCTGTACGGGGCCCGCCGGTGAGCGATAAGGCTGTCTGCGACGACCTCTTCCACCGATGCGCTCTACGAGCGTTCGTGGAGCAGGCCGAGCATGAACAACAGTGGCCCGACCCGGAGGCGACCAGGCGGCTCGCCTTCCGGCTCTACGAGCACGCGCTGGCGGCCTCCGAGCGCAACCGAAACGACTCATCGTTGACCCCCTGAACCGCAGGCATTCTGAACGCACGGGCGTGGTCTGCGCTGACTGATTATCCGGAAGTCGGAAGGTGGCAGGCAGAGAGTACTTTGATTCAGACGTCTCCCCTAAGCGGTGCTTAGGCAGTCTTTCACCGTGAAAGCTTGAAGGCTGGCTGACATGCCATCCTGCCATCTTGCCGCCCTGCCAGCCTGCTGTCTGGATAGCTGGCTGGCTGCCAATCGTGCCATCATGGTGGCACGTCAGCATGCAAGCACGCCCGCAAGCAAGGCGAACAGCGTGCTGTCCTGCCAGCGTGAAATAGTGCTTGCCGGCAAGCCTGCAATCGTGCTATCGGTTGAAGCATGATCATCGTCGTCGCAAACTCCAAGGGCGGTGTCGGCAAGTCCACTCTTGCCGTCCACCTCGCCGCATGGCTCTCGCATCAAGGCCATCGCGTCGCGCTCGCAGATTGCGACACGCAGCAGTCATCGTCGGAGTGGATTCGAGAAGCACGGCCTCAGGTCAACACCGTGCGCCTCGACAATCCCGACACCATCCTGAATGAACTCCCGGTCCTCGCCCAGGACGCTGATTTCGTTGTCGCCGATGGACCGGGCAGCCAGACCGAGACCAGCCGGGCTCTGTTGCTCCGCGGCGACCTTGCCATCGTCCCATGCAAGGCAAGCATGCTGGAGGTCCGCGCTTTGGCGAAGGCGACCGACGTACTCCGCCAGGCTCAGGACATCCGCGCCGGTCATCCCAAGGCCGTGATCGTGCTCAGCATGGTGGGCAAGAACTACCGGCTCACCCAAGACATGAAAGACGCTGCCTCGGCCCTGTCATTGCCGCTGGCCTCCACGGCGATGATCCTCCGTCAAATCTACGCGGACGCACCCGGCCAGGGAGCCGTGGTGTGGGACATGGGCGCACGGGCCCGCGATGCCGCCGACGAGGCGGATCAACTGTTCCGAGAGATTCTCCCGCACGCCGTTCGCAAACCCGTCGCGATCGGTGCGGGGAGGCAGAAGATCACATCCAGATAGAGGAGGGAACCCATGGTTGATAGACGCACACTCACCGAGGGGCTCAAGGCCACACCGCCACCCGTTGACAGGGGCAAGGAGCGAGATTTCGTCTTCGCCGGAAAGGAGTCCGCACCCGCTGGCGGCACAGCCGGACTTGGCCGAATACCGATCAGCACGCGCGTGCGTGCCGACTTCGCACTCGCCCTCAAGAGGGCATCCCTTGAACGCCAACTCAAGGCGATCGAACCCAACACTCTTCAGGACATCCTGGAGGAGGCGATCGAGCCGTGGCTCAAAGCCCATGGCTACGTCTCGTGAACATCGACGAGTTGCCACCGCCGCCGGTCTCGGGTCTCACGAGACAACAGTGGGGCCTGCTCATCACCGGCGATCAGGTCCGCCAGGAGCCGCCGGATCGGTTGCAGTTCTCTCACTCTGTGCTCTGCCAGGTAGGCCTTCCACGCAAGCACACGCCCGAGCGACGCTATGAGCGTTCAAACGGAAAGCTCAGCGTGCTCATCGAGGCCGGCAGCCTGTGGAACGGGCTGTCATGGACTGACCAGCCCTTACCCTACGGAGCGATTCCCCGTCTCGTCATGGTTCACATCAGCACCGAGGCGGTCAGAACGAAGAGCCGCGTCATCGACGTGGGCGAGAGCATGCGTCAATTCCTGACGCAGCTTGGACTACAAACCAGCGGCGGACCCCGCGGTGGGTATACCGCACTCAAGAAGCAGCTTCAGGCGCTTGCAGCCTGTCGCATGACGCTCGGCATGACCGATGGCGACCGCGTCTCAACCATCGACGCAAAGCCGATCAAGCGTTTCGACGCTTGGCTGCTGAATGGAGAACATGATGGGTCACAGCGGACGCTGTGGCCGGGAGAGCTCGAGTTGTCGGAGGACTTCTTCGACACTCTCACACGGCACGCCGTTCCGCTCGACTACCGGGCTCTTGGAGCCCTCAAACACTCGGCACTCGCCTTGGACATCTACACATGGCTCGCCCATCGACTCCCGCGCGTGAGCAATCCCATCGGAACAAAGGTCAGTTGGTCGAATCTCAAGGATCAGTTCGGCCAAGACTACAGGCGATCCAAGGACTTCAAGAAGGCATTCCGTCACGCTTTGCAGCAGGTATGCACCGTCTACCCGGATGCCAAGCTCCGTGATGCTCCAGGCGGGCTGATTCTTCAACCGTCACGGTCTCCGATCCCTCGCACTCTCGTTTCCGTGAGCACTGCAAACGTCCGCCAGATTGATTGACAACCCCTGTGGATAAACCACAAGCGCAGAGACTTATCCACGCTGAATCGCCCGCCCCTCCGTGCGCTGAATCACCCTCCGAGGCCCCCGCGTCATGCGCTGAATCACCCCCCCGTAAAACCTAGAGCAACTTCCTAGAGCACTTCCTGTTGTTGATGCGATGCCAAGCCGGGATATCGAGATAGCCCAGGAAGCTGCCCAACGGACATACCGCTTGCATGGGAAGTGGAAGGACCGGCGGTCATCAGAGACTTCCCGCGACCCTTCATAGGCTGTCCAGATGAGCACACCAGAGCAGAGACCTTCACGTTCACCAGTCGACCTTAGCCATCCCCACTTCAATCGTTCTGAACGACGGCTTCGAGAAATCGTTGATGTCTGCATGGGCTCCCATGATGGAATGCCGCTGATCAACGTCTTGCTCTCTCGCGTCCCCGCCATCGGCGAGGAGGTCGCGGTCGAAGCCAGGATCTATCGCGTGATCGGCGTTCAGCATTCAACGCTGGATCTCGACGGACGCGCGGCATTCGGCACGCATGCCCACCTCACGGTGGTTGAGGTGCCTGATGTGGACTACCTCCATCGCCCCGAGAGCCCGGCTCTTCGTCGCACTCGCCGCAAGAAGTCTCGCAGGAAGCCGGCACCAGAGTGAGAAGCGGACACAACCGCCGCGAGGACGCCTTCAAAGCGGGCACTCGTCAGTCGAGCCTTGACCGCGACCGAGTATTCCGAGTGAAGTGAACTTCGGACGCCACGCCAACTTGGAAGCGTCTATCGGTCTACTCACATCGACACTGCCGCAACGGTTGGTCTCGCTCGGCACGGACTGGCCCACGGGGACGACCTTCGGGCGGAGCGGGACTCGACACTGTCTCGCCCTTGAAACCGCCCAATCTGCTTCCACGCGAATGCCCATCGGCAGCGCGAGAGATGAGCGACGAGCCGAAGCGTGGCACATGGTGGCAGCGCGGAATGCGGTTGCTCGCTTCCCATGAAATGCGTCGGTTCCTGAATGGACCTGTCGGCTTACCAGGCATTCGGCTTTCAGACGCTCCACTCCCGCCGTCACCGCTGCGCTTCCGGTTTCCGTGCTCGGCACACCTCACGCCAGACCCGCCGAGGCCTGCGCCCTTGCGGGAAGGTCTGTCATTCGTTTGTGCCTGCTGCGCAGGGCCCTCCAACCTGCTGCCGACCCCGTTCCGCTCGCTCCATTGCACCCGCGAGTGGCCCCTGTCTGTGCGAAGGGGCCGCACGTCGCGGGACCCGCAACGGAGCAATGACATGAAAGCCGAAGAAGCCAAGAAGATCGCCGACAAAGCCCTCCAGAACCTCACCGATGCTCTCAAGAGCGGAAAGAGCGAGCGACTCACGCAATACCTCGCGATGCTCGCCAAGTTCCACCGGTACAGCTTCGGGAACGTTCTGCTCATCCTCTCGCAGATGCCCGCGGCGACCCACGTCGCCGGGTTCAGCACGTGGAAGCAGATGGGCCGATTCGTCAAGAAGGGCGAGAAGGGCATCGTGATCATCGCCCCGATGAGCATCCGCCCGAAGGAGGACAAGCCCGAGGGCCAGGAGCAGTCCGACCGCGCCAAGCCCATCCTCCGATTCCGCGGCGTGTACGTCTTTGACGTGAGCCAGACCGACGGCCAACCGCTCCCGGAGCCGGCACGAGTCGGTGGCGATCCTCAACATCACCTCACCAGGATCAAAGAGCAGGTCGCGGAGCGAGGCATCAAGCTCGACTACGACGACTTGCCGCCAGGAGCCGACGGCGTCTCACGCGGCGGACGGATCAGCATCCGCCCCGCCCTGGCGCCGGCCAACGAATTCTCAGTCATCGTCCATGAGCTCGCCCACGAGCTTCTGCATCGTGGCGACCAGCGCCCCACCAGCAAGACCGTGCGTGAGACCGAAGCCGAGGCCGTCGCTTTCGTCGTCTGCCAAGCCATCGGGCTGGACACGGGCTCGGCCGCAAGCGACTACATCCAGCTCTACGACGGCAAGACCGAGACGCTGGCCGCGTCTCTGGATCGAATCCAGCACGTCGCCGCGGACATCATCGCGGCCATCCAATGCCCCAACGAGCAGGCGATCGCAGCCTGACTCAGCGACACCCCGGCGGGGAACCGCAGGGGTGTCTTTCCACTTTCGCACTCACCGGGCGAACTGAACGCCCCGTCGTTGGCAGGTGCTACAGTTCGGACGTTGTACGGATTCCATTGCGATCTGCACCAGATTGGTGTAGAGTGGTGCACGAAATGGCCCATACGCCGAGGAAGCCCATGAAGACCCTACAGAAAAAGAGCGTAGCGGCGCTCGGCTACCGAGTTTCCGTCAGTTTAAACGACGACCAGCACGCGTTCCTTTCCGGGCTGGCGGAACGAAAACGCGTGTCCATCGCGTGGGTGATTCGGGATGCCATTGAGCGGTTGATCGCGGAAGAGTCGCCGCTTTTCAAGAGTGATTCAACGCGTGGGGAGCCTGGTTGAACATGGCCAGGACACCCGCAACAAACCGCCGGTCCCAGAGCATCTACGGAGCACCCTTGCCGGCGAGCCGTCGAGGTGCGCTGTTCAACGCCCATGCCTATTCGACGAAGATCGCGCCCGAAGCAGCCGCGCTCATGATCGCGAGCCACACGAAGCCGGGAGCAACCATCTTCGACGGCTTCGGTGGCAGCTGCACTACAGCGATGGGAACCTTGCTCTGTTCTCGCCCGACATCGGAGATGATCGCAACGGCGAAGCGGCTACGCCTTCCCGTCACCTGGGGAGCTCGCCATGCGGTGGTCTACGAGCTGAGCGGCTTGGGCTCCTTTCTCGGCGAGACACTGTGCTCGCGGCCAAGCCCAGAAGGCTTTCGGAGAGCGGCGGAGTCAATCCTCCGCCAATGCGAGTCCGAATACGGGTGGATGTACCAAGTCCGCGACGACCGGAACCAAGAAGGCGAAATCCGCTACACGATTTGGTCGGAATGCGTCCGCTGCCACCATTGCCGCGCCGAAACTCCTCTTTGGGAGAGTTCGGTGAGCCTTGATCCGGCCGAGATTTCGACCGACTTCCGGTGCCGACGGTGCGGCCAGGTGGAAAAACTCAACGGCCATCGCCGCGCCACCGCAAAGCGCTTCGATGACATCTTGGGCGAAGAGATTACTTCCCGCAAGCGCATTCTGGCCCGCGTCTACGGATCGACCGGTAGCCGCTCTTGGAGTCGCGAGCCTCTGAGCTCGGATCGAGACTTGCTCGAACGTATTCAAGCCACCAGAGTTCCTGACGCATTCCCGGTGATTTGCATGATGGGCAAGGGAGGCGTCAACTGGGGGGACCTGTACCGCAGCGGCTACCACGAAGGCATCACACACGCACACCACTTTTATTCACGCCGCAATCTCATCGCGTTGGCGTCGGTGAATCGTTTGATCGCGGGGGCACCCCGTGCCCTGCGCGCCATCTTGTCGCTCTGGCTGTCTAGCTACAACGTGAGTCACTCAACGCTAATGACGCGGGTGGTGGCCAAGCGTGGTCAGCGCGACTTGGTGACCACCAGCAATCAGCCGGGCGTGCTCTATCTGAGTGGTCTACCTGTCGAGAAGAACGTCTTTGACGGTCTTCGCCGGAAGATCAAGACCATTGTCAATGCTCTTGAGTGTCTCGCAGATACCGAAGGCACAGTCACGATTCGGCAAGGGTCTTGCACGAGCACGCATCTCGCCGACAAGTCAATCGACTACGTGTTCACCGATCCGCCTTTCGGCGGAAATATTCCATACAGCGAGGCGAACTTCTTGAGCGAGGCGTGGCTCGGGCGCTTTACCGAGACCGCCCAAGAGGCCATTATCAGCCCGGCGCAGGGCAAGGGGCTTCGCGAATATGAGCACCTGATGGCGGCGGCGTTCCAGGAGCTACATCGGATCATGAAGCCCGCCGCCAAAGCAACGGTGGTCTTCCACTCAACGCAACGCTCCGTCTGGAATGCGCTGGTAGCCGCATTCCGCGCCGGAGGCTTCTCGGTCGAGGCGTCTTCCGTTCTCGACAAGAAGCAGGGCAGCTTCAAGCAAGTTACTACGCCGAATGCTGTCAAGGGAGACTCGCTCATTCTGCTGCGCAAGGGAGAGATCACAAAACGAGAGAACGGCCATGACGTCAAGACTGTCATTCGCGGTCTCGTAGCCAAGGCACTGAGGGGAAGGGATCCTGAGGAGCAGTCCAACCAACGCCTCTATTCTCGTTTCATCAAACAGTACCTTGACGAACATGCAGAACCGCCGCTCGGTGCAACGGCCTTTTTCAAGGAACTGGA
This Phycisphaeraceae bacterium DNA region includes the following protein-coding sequences:
- a CDS encoding ParA family protein, with amino-acid sequence MIIVVANSKGGVGKSTLAVHLAAWLSHQGHRVALADCDTQQSSSEWIREARPQVNTVRLDNPDTILNELPVLAQDADFVVADGPGSQTETSRALLLRGDLAIVPCKASMLEVRALAKATDVLRQAQDIRAGHPKAVIVLSMVGKNYRLTQDMKDAASALSLPLASTAMILRQIYADAPGQGAVVWDMGARARDAADEADQLFREILPHAVRKPVAIGAGRQKITSR
- a CDS encoding CopG family transcriptional regulator — encoded protein: MKTLQKKSVAALGYRVSVSLNDDQHAFLSGLAERKRVSIAWVIRDAIERLIAEESPLFKSDSTRGEPG